The Enterobacter huaxiensis sequence CAGCGGCTTACTGCCAAACTGCATAGTGACGTTGCTGGTAACTAACACGGAGAGATTCCTGCGAAAAGTGTGATAAACACGGCATTATGCCACAATTCCGAATTGAGATCCCGTGTTGCGACTATCCACTAAACTTTAACAAATTCGAAAAAAGTGTGATTTCGTACACATCTGAATTCCCTGTTAGCGGGAATGCACATATAATGCGCTCCCATCACAGATTCAGACTTATCAACCAATCGCCAGAGTGGCTCAGATACCTCGCATAACATGAACATGAAATTAACAACGCTTTTTGCGGCGGCGTTAGCCGTAGTAGGTTTTTGTAACACCGCGTCTGCGGTAACTTATCCTCTGCCGACAGACGGTAGCCGTCTGGTGGGTGAAAATCAGGTGGTGATTGTGCCGGAAGGTAACTCTCAGCCGCTGGAATATTTTGCCGCACAGTACCAGCTTGGCCTGTCAAACATGCTGGAAGCAAACCCGGGCGTTGACCCGTACCTGCCAAAAGCCGGTACCGTGCTGAACATCCCGCAGCAGCTGATCCTGCCGGACACCGTCCATGAAGGTATCGTGATCAACAGCGCCGAAATGCGCCTGTACTACTACCCGAAAGGCACCAATACCGTGATCGTGCTGCCAATCGGCATCGGCCAGCTGGGCAAAGACACCCCGCTGAACTGGACTACCAAAGTTGAGCGTAAGAAAGCCGGCCCAACCTGGACCCCTACAGCCAAAATGCACGCTGAGTACATCGCGGCGGGCGAACCGCTGCCAGCCGTTGTGCCAGCAGGCCCGGACAACCCAATGGGCCTGTACGCGCTGTACATTGGCCGTCTGTACGCAATCCACGGCACTAACGCCAACTTCGGCATCGGCCTGCGCGTAAGCCACGGCTGCGTGCGTCTGCGTAACGAAGACATCAAGTTCCTGTTCGATAACGTGCCGGTCGGTACGCGCGTCCAGTTCATCAACGAACCGGTGAAAGCAACCTCCGAGCCGGACGGTAGCCGTTACATCGAAGTGCACAACCCGCTGTCCACCAGCGAAGACCAGATCAACAACAACGAAATCGTGCCAATCAACCTGAACAGCGCGGTACAGGCCGTGACGTCTCAGGCTGACGTTGAAACTACCGTTGTTGACCAGGCCGTTCAGAACCGTTCCGGTATGCCGGTGCGTTTGAACTAATAACGCAACGCACAAAAAAGCGGGCTTCGAAGCCCGCTTTTTTTTTATCCGTTATTCACGATCACGATGCCACCGTGATCGTAGCGATAGTGGCAGTGGGCGTACTCCAGCGGCGTGCCGTCTTCAAGATAGATCACCTGCTCCACCTCCAGCACCGGATCCGTCTGTTCACAGACTAAGTGCTGCATGTCCAGCGCGTTCGGCTTTAACGCGCGCACCACCCGATACGAGCCCATAATCTTCAGCCCCAGCGTCTCCTGCACGTACTGGAACACCGAGCTTTCAAGATGGCTTTTGTTCAGGCCGGGCACCAGATTGAGCGGCATCACCGTTGAGTCCAGCGACATTGGCTCGCCGTTTAGCAGGCGCAGACGAATAAAGTCATAGATGGGCGCATCGGCGTTCAGCATCAGCGACGCCTGCTCTTTCTCGTTTGGGAAGCGCAGTTCAAAATGGACCACCTGGCTGGTCACCGTTCCAAGGTGCTCCCAGGTTTTCGTGGCGCCAAAGTAGTCGCTGCCTGAGAGATCCCACTGCGAGAGCTGCAGGAAGTTTTTGCGAATAAACGTTCCCTGCCCCTGACGGGTATAGACCAGCCCTTCGACAATCAGCTGGCGCATGGCCTGCTGAATGGTCATCCGGCTGGTGTTGAACTCTGCAGCCAGCGCGAACTGGTCCGGCAGGGTTTCATTGGCGGCATACTGCTGGCTGATAATGCGTTTTTTAATTTCCCGCGCTATGGTGATGTACTTCGCCGCCATCGTCCTTCCCTTCTGATTAGTTTTCTATCCCGCTGTTTTTCAACGCCACTCTCTCGGCAATCTTGAGGAAAGGCAGGTAGAAGAATACACCAAATACGATGATTGCCAACTGCACCACCACCGCCCGCCAGTCCCCCGCCGTCGCCAGCCAGGCGCTCAGGATCGGCGGCGTTGTCCAGGGGATCATCACCACGCAGCGCGACATTAACCCCAGCGTGGTGCAGAGCCACGCGAAGTAAATGCCGATAGCGGGCAGCAGCACAAACGGGATCATCAGCGGCAGGTTAAAGACGATGGGCAGGCCAAAGATCACCGGCTCGTTGATGTTGAACAAGCCGGGCGCCAGCGACAGGCGCGCGACCTGCTTCGCCGACTTCTGTCGGGAGAAGAGAAAGATAGCGATCAGCAATGAGATAGTGCTGCCCGTCCCGCCCACCATGCCGAACGTCGGCACGAAGATGTTATTGAT is a genomic window containing:
- the ldtB gene encoding L,D-transpeptidase, with the protein product MNMKLTTLFAAALAVVGFCNTASAVTYPLPTDGSRLVGENQVVIVPEGNSQPLEYFAAQYQLGLSNMLEANPGVDPYLPKAGTVLNIPQQLILPDTVHEGIVINSAEMRLYYYPKGTNTVIVLPIGIGQLGKDTPLNWTTKVERKKAGPTWTPTAKMHAEYIAAGEPLPAVVPAGPDNPMGLYALYIGRLYAIHGTNANFGIGLRVSHGCVRLRNEDIKFLFDNVPVGTRVQFINEPVKATSEPDGSRYIEVHNPLSTSEDQINNNEIVPINLNSAVQAVTSQADVETTVVDQAVQNRSGMPVRLN
- a CDS encoding GntR family transcriptional regulator, with product MAAKYITIAREIKKRIISQQYAANETLPDQFALAAEFNTSRMTIQQAMRQLIVEGLVYTRQGQGTFIRKNFLQLSQWDLSGSDYFGATKTWEHLGTVTSQVVHFELRFPNEKEQASLMLNADAPIYDFIRLRLLNGEPMSLDSTVMPLNLVPGLNKSHLESSVFQYVQETLGLKIMGSYRVVRALKPNALDMQHLVCEQTDPVLEVEQVIYLEDGTPLEYAHCHYRYDHGGIVIVNNG